From Solea senegalensis isolate Sse05_10M linkage group LG7, IFAPA_SoseM_1, whole genome shotgun sequence, a single genomic window includes:
- the zgc:165481 gene encoding E3 ubiquitin-protein ligase RNF182, whose translation MKDSAAETTGVEEGESHTLEQEHDLKMSCPQPELEEDCPPPEELECKICYQRFNAHNRKPKILDCLHRVCTRCLSKILDITDGAGCISCPFCRHQTEITEFEVSALPDDANIMSHLAMRDKSWSSNQGEVVLTPKSFSSSSPSHESSNCLVITIMEVQQDSQHSPSRNGSSDIYAEQSLDSVSIGSNGPIDQDALSKFCNHVPRILVWLLGFLYFGSLPLGIYLLVIQRVTLGIVCVSLVPSSLTVCLVYGFCQCLCQGMCDCSPRG comes from the coding sequence AACATGACTTGAAGATGAGCTGCCCTCAGCCTGAGTTAGAGGAGGAttgtcctccaccagaggaATTAGAGTGTAAAATCTGTTACCAACGCTTCAATGCCCACAACCGCAAGCCTAAGATCCTGGACTGCCTCCACCGGGTCTGTACCCGCTGCCTCAGTAAGATCCTTGACATTACTGATGGTGCAGGCTGCATTTCCTGCCCATTTTGCCGACACCAAACAGAGATCACAGAGTTTGAGGTGTCAGCCCTTCCGGACGATGCCAACATTATGTCCCACTTGGCAATGCGGGACAAATCCTGGAGCTCTAACCAAGGGGAAGTGGTCCTGACTCCAAAGAGTTTCTCCTCATCCAGCCCATCTCATGAATCCTCCAACTGCCTCGTCATCACCATTATGGAAGTGCAGCAGGACTCACAGCACTCACCAAGCCGCAATGGTAGCTCTGACATATATGCAGAGCAGAGCCTGGACTCAGTATCTATTGGCTCCAATGGGCCAATTGATCAGGACGCCCTGTCCAAATTCTGCAATCATGTCCCACGCATCCTGGTCTGGCTGCTGGGTTTCTTATACTTTGGCTCACTTCCTCTAGGAATCTACTTGTTAGTGATCCAGAGAGTGACTCTGGGTATTGTATGTGTTAGCTTGGTGCCATCAAGTTTAACAGTTTGCCTGGTCTATGGATTCTGCCAGTGTCTCTGTCAGGGGATGTGTGACTGCTCCCCCAGGGGCTGA